In the Pseudoalteromonas sp. A25 genome, ACGTGTCAAAACTTTGCATCCTAAAGTACATGGCGGCATCTTGGCGCGTCGCGGCCAAGACGAAGCAGTTATGGCCGAGAACGATATTTCTGCCATCGACATGGTTGTGGTTAACTTATACCCCTTTGCACAAACTGTTGCAAAAGCTAACTGCAGTCTAGAAGATGCCATTGAAAACATCGATATCGGTGGACCAACGATGGTTCGCGCTGCAGCTAAAAATCACAAAGATGTGACAATTGTTGTAAACGCACACGACTATGACCGTGTCATTGCGGAGCTAAAAGAACATAACGGCTCAACGACCTACAAAACGCGTTTTGATTTAGCGATTGCAGCTTACGAACATACCGCACAGTATGACGGCATGATCGCCAACTATTTTGGCAACATGGTGCCAGATCACACTGAAGAAGCGGCAGTAGAAACTAAGTTTCCTCGTACCATCAATATGCAATTCACTAAAAAGCAAGATATGCGTTATGGTGAAAACTCACACCAAGATGCCGCTTTTTATGTCGAAAACGACTTACAAGAAGCTTCAGTTGCCACAGCTAAGCAGCTTCAAGGTAAAGCATTATCGTTCAACAACATTGCAGATACAGATGCAGCTCTTGAGTGCGTAAAAGAATTCGACGCACCGGCGTGTGTCATTGTAAAACACGCCAACCCGTGTGGTGTTGCGGTTGATGAAAACATTCTAGCAGCCTATGACCGCGCATTTAAAACCGATCCAACCTCTGCGTTTGGAGGCATTATTGCGTTTAACCGCGAGCTTGACGGTGATACTGCTGAAGCCATCGTATCTCGCCAGTTTGTGGAAGTGATCATTGCTCCTCGCATCTCTGAAGAAGCGGCACAAATTGTTGCTGCGAAAAAGAATGTTCGCCTATTAGAGTGCGGCCAGTGGGGCGCCAAGACCACACAAGCCGATATTAAACGCGTCAACGGCGGCATCCTTGTGCAAGACAGAGATCAAGGCATGGTGACTTTAGATGATCTAACGGTTGTATCTAAACGCCAACCTACTGAGCAAGAATTAAAAGACTTACTCTTTTGCTGGAAAGTGGCTAAATTCGTTAAATCAAATGCCATTGTTTATGCCCGTGATGGCATGACGATTGGTGTTGGTGCAGGCCAAATGAGCCGTGTTTATTCAGCAAAAATCGCAGGTATTAAAGCCGCTGATGAAAATTTAGAAGTAAAAGGTTCTGTGATGGCCTCTGATGCCTTCTTCCCATTCCGTGACGGCATCGATGCCGCTGCAGAAGCTGGCATTACAGCGGTTATTCAGCCAGGCGGCTCAATGCGCGATGAAGAAGTTATCGCAGCTGCAGACGAAGCAGGCATGGCTATGGTATTTACCGGTATGCGACACTTCCGTCACTAAAACTCATAGCGCGAACCGTTTAACGATTCGCGCTTTTTGTTTGCGCTAATTTCAAGTATTCTGCTTAAAACACAATCACAAAAGTGAAGGAACAGAGAATGAAATTTGGTTTAAAAACACTAATTGCTGCAACAGTTATAACAGCGCTTACAGGCTGTAATAGCAATAACGCTTCAAACAACACGGTTGAACGCTCGTCAAACGTGATATCTGCCGCTCAAAATACTGAACGCTCTGAAGCAAATCGCGCGCGTGACCAATACCGCAATCCGGTAGAAACACTCACTTTCTTCGGTCTACAAGACGACATGACTGTCGTTGAAATTGCCCCAGGTGGTGGTTGGTACTCTGAGATTTTAGCACCGACTTTAAAAGGCCAAGGTACACTCTATGCAGCGCACTTCCCTGCTGACTCTGAAGGCTACTTTAAGCGCTCACTGGATGGCTTTAAAGACAAGATAGCGAATGATGCGCGTTTTAGTGAAGTAAAAATAACCGAATTTGCACCTGTCACTCACTTAGATATTGCACCTGCAAGCAGTGCCGATATGGTTCTCACTTTTCGCAATGTGCACAACTGGTACATGCGAGGTGAACATCAGGGCGTGCTAAGTGCATTTAAAGCATTCAACAAAGCATTAAAACCTGGTGGAATTTTAGGTGTAGTTGAACACCGCCTACCAGAAGACCATGATGACGCTGACCAGAAACGTTCAGGCTACATGAAGCAAAGCTACGTGATTGAGGTAGCAAAACAAGCAGGCTTTGAATTAGTTGCACAAAGCGATATAAACGCTAACCCAAAAGATACAGCGGATCACCCTAAAGGCGTGTGGACTTTACCACCCCGTTTAGCACTGGGTGAAGAGCAAGCTGACAAATACAAAGCTATTGGGGAAAGCGATCGCATGACTCTGAAATTTAAAAAGCTTTAATAGGAAAATTACGCCATGAATGTACTTGTCATTGGCAGTGGTGGCCGCGAGCATGCTCTTGCGTTCAAAGCCGCTCAAAACCCATCGGTTAAAACAGTTTTTGTAGCACCAGGTAATGCTGGCACAGCGTTAGAGCCTAAATTAAGTAACGTAGCAATTGGTGTTGAAGACATTGATGCGCTGGTTAATTTTGCAAAAGATAACAAGGTAGAGCTGACGATTGTCGGTCCTGAAGCACCTCTTGTAATTGGTGTGGTCGACCGTTTTCGCGAAGAAGGCTTAGCCATTTTTGGTCCTACCGCTGCGGCTGCACAATTAGAAGGCTCGAAGTCTTTTACAAAAGATTTCTTAGCGCGTCACAACATTCCTACAGCCAAATACCAAACATTTGAGCAAGTAGAGCCCGCATTAGCCTATTTGAAAGAACAGGGTGCACCAATTGTAGTTAAAGCCGACGGATTAGCGGCTGGTAAAGGCGTAATTGTTGCAATGACAGAGGCGGAAGCCGAAGAGGCTATCCGCGATATGTTAGCGGGCAATGCCTTTGGTGAAGCTGGTAGCCGTGTCGTCATCGAAGAGTTCCTTGAAGGTGAAGAAGCCTCATTCATCGTAATGGTTGATGGCAAAAATGTTTTACCGTTTGCGACCAGTCAGGATCATAAACGTGCATATAATGGAGATGAAGGTCCAAACACCGGTGGTATGGGCGCATACTCTCCAGCTCCAGTTGTTACGGCACATATCCACCAGCGTATTATGGACGAAGTTATTCACCCAACCGTTGAGGGAATGGCTAGTGAAGGTAATCCGTATACCGGTTTCTTATACGCAGGTCTAATGATCACGGCAGACGGCACACCTAAAGTCATCGAATATAACTGTCGTTTTGGTGATCCTGAAACGCAGCCTATCATGTTACGCTTGCAATCAGATCTGGTTGAACTTATTGAAGCAGCAAACAAAGAGGAGCTTGATAAGTTTGATATTAAGTTTGACCCTCGAGCTGCTGTTGGCGTTGTTTTGGCAGCTAAGGGCTACCCTGGTAGCTACCCGAAAGGGGATGCCATTCAAGGTCTGCAAGTAAGCTATCCAGAAGGGGAAAAAGTATTCCACGCAGGCACAAAACAAGAAGGTGAAGACGTGGTCACTGCTGGCGGTCGTGTTTTATGTGCAACAGCACTGGGACACTCAGTCACAGAGGCGCAAAAGCGTGCTTATTCCCTTGTCAAAGATATCCACTGGGATGGTGTAGAGTATCGAACGGATATTGCGTATCGCGCTATTGCTCGAGAGCAAGAATAAACATTTACCAAGGCCAGCGTATGCTGGCCTACTTATTTTTCCACTAAACATCCTACTACAACGCATTCGCAACCTATAAAAAATTGGGTATACTCAAAGCATTAGCAAAGCTTTAGGATCAATCATGTCACAGAAATACCGCGTCGCATTTGTCGAACTAGACAACACTACAACAGCTGAAGAGGTTGTGACAAATTTAAGTACTAAGTTAAAAATTTCACCACAAAAGGCGGCTAGCTTTCTTGCTAACAAACCGCTATTTGCTGCGGCTGATAAAACCAAATGTTTGAAGCAGGTTAAGCTTCTTGCCAGTTTAGGCGTTCAAGCAAAGCTAGTTGCAATAGAGGAAAGTGCACCTCAAACAAGCATTCAGCAGCAAAAAGATGAACGCGTATTTGAAGCGTTAGATTACATCACGAGTAGCCTAATACGTATTGAAGAACGTTTAGAGGAGCTTGAACAGCGTCTACCCGAGCAAGCGCATGAGCCACAGGAGCAAGACTCACCGCAGTGGCAAGAGGAAGAGTTATTCAATGAGTTAGAGCTAGATATTGAACCAAGCGAAAAAGTGCCTGCGCGCAAAGTACAATATGCCCTTGGCGCTGTACTCGTACTGCTACTAATCGTGCTAGCTTTAGCTATTATGTACCCACACTGGTTTAGTTTAAATTAAATATATGGCGAATTATCAATCCCCTTCAACGTTATCTCGTAGAGAAATCCGCAAGAATATTAGAAAAAAAAGGAACAGCCTGACTCCTTCAGAACAAATTTCCGCCGCGAAAAAAATTAACATTAATTTTTTTCAACATAAAAACCTACCGAAAAACACCAAAATAGGGCTCTACTTAAGCAATGATGGAGAACTAGATACATCAAAATTAATTCAATCACTTATAAACAAAAACCACCATGTATTCCTGCCTATTATCCACCCTTTCAACGGCACCACTTTACTCTTTCAAAGATATGAAAAAAATTCACCCATGAAGCTTAATCGCTATGCTATCTTGGAGCCCAAGTTGAACTGCAGTCATATTTGCCCACTTTACGAGCTGGATTACTTGTTAATGCCACTTGTCGCATTTGACCACTTGGGAAATCGTTTAGGGATGGGCGGCGGTTATTACGATAAAACATTGGCTCGTTATTACAAAGAGCACATGAAAAAGCCAGAGCTAATTGGCCTTGCACATGATTGCCAAAAAGTTGAGCAACTGCCAACTGAAGCATGGGATGTTCCACTGCAGCAAATCATTACGCCAAGCAAATTTTATCAATGGTAAAGCGCAAACAGACTCATTCTAAAGAAACAATTACGGTATACTCACAGTGTTCTATTTGACAACACAGTGAATTACGTAATGACCCAAGATGAAATGAAAAAAGCAGCTGCGTGGGCTGCATTAGAATATGTAAAAAACGGAACTATAGTGGGTGTTGGAACTGGCTCTACAGTTAACCACTTTATCGATGCCTTAGGCAGTATTAAAGAGCAAATTAAAGGCGCCGTTTCAAGCTCTGAAGCATCAACACAAAAGCTCAAGGCACTAGGTATTGAAGTATTTGAGCTTAACGATGTAGACAAACTGGATATTTATGTCGACGGTGCCGACGAAATAAACACCAGTAATGACATGATCAAAGGTGGAGGAGCCGCTCTAACGCGTGAAAAAATCGTGGCCGCGGTTGCTAACCAGTTTATCTGCATTGTAGATAATACTAAGCATGTTTCTACGCTGGGTTCTTTTCCTCTACCGGTGGAAGTGATCCCAATGGCTCGCAGCTATGTTGCGAGAGAACTATTAAAATTAGGTGGCGACCCAGTTTATCGACAAGGGGTGATCACTGATAACGGCAATGTCATTCTTGATGTGCATAATCTGCAAATTAAGGAACCAAAGCAGTTAGAACAAACTATCAACCAAATCGTCGGCGTTGTGACTAATGGCTTATTTGCACAGCGTGGAGCCGATATTGTTATTACCGGGACCCCTGAGGGGCCTAAGATCAGTTAATAGGAATCAGTCATGAGTAAGGTATCGCTAGCCAAAGATAAGATTAAAATTTTGTTGTTAGAGGGCGTACACCAAAGCGCTGTCGAAACGCTAAAGCGCAATGGCTATAGTAATATTGATTACGTCAAAACATCGTTACCTGAAAATGATCTAAAAGAGCGTATCAAAGATGCCCACTTTGTGGGTATCCGTTCACGTACCCATCTAACTGATGCAGTGCTCAATGCGGCAGAAAAACTGGTTGCGGTGGGCTGTTTTTGTATCGGCACGAATCAAGTTGACCTGCAAGCCGCACGCGAACGTGGCATTGCGGTTTTTAATGCTCCTTTTTCAAACACGCGCTCTGTAGCCGAGCTTGTGTTGGGTGAGATCTTGCTCCTCTTACGTGGTATTCCACAACGCAACGCTATGGCACACCGTGGAGAATGGTTTAAATCTGCCATCGGCTCATATGAAGCCCGCGGTAAAACCCTCGGCATTATTGGCTACGGCCATATTGGCACGCAGCTGGGGATCATGGCAGAAAATATCGGCATGAAGGTCGAGTTTTATGATATTGAAGACAAACTCACACTGGGTAATGCACAGCAAATTCAAAACATGACGCAACTTTTACAACGTTCTGACGTTGTGAGTTTACATGTGCCCGAAACACCATCAACCAAAAACCTAATCGGCATGGCTGAATTAGAAGTAATGAAACAAGGTGCTATTTTAATTAACGCCTCTCGCGGTACCGTGGTGGATATTGATGCCCTAGCTGAAGCGCTTAGAGATAAAAAGCTGGCTGGCGCTGCAATAGATGTATTCCCTGTAGAGCCGAAGTCTAATGATGAAGAGTTTGTTTCTCCGTTACGCGAGTTTGATAATGTTATTTTAACCCCTCACGTTGGTGGCTCAACACAAGAAGCTCAAGAAAACATTGGCATAGAAGTGGCTGGAAAAATAGCTAAATACTCTGACAATGGCTCAACGTTGAGTGCAGTTAACTTTCCTGAAGTATCGCTGCCAGAACTTGCTAACCGCAGCCGATTATTACACGTACACCAAAACCGACCTGGCGTACTAACACAAATTAACCAAGCATTTGCACAGCATGGTATTAACATTGCTGCGCAATATCTACAAACAGATGACACGATAGGCTATGTTGTTATTGATGTAGATAGCGATCATTCAGAAGTCGCTTTAAAAGAGCTCAGTGCTGTTGAAGGGACTATTCGTGCCCGTATATTACATTAATTAAGCACGTTATTTTGGGACATAGAGCCTTAGCGATAGCAAAGCTTCATTAGTAAATTAGTAAGCTGCTCGCTTGTGTGGGGTTTAGCTCCTTGAAATAAAAAAGATTAAGGCCGCATTTGCGGCCTTATCTTTTTTATTGCCCGGTAATTTGCAAGTTGATGTGATCAGCAAACGCTTCCGGCTCTCCCTCAAAAGATTGCACTTGTTCCGAGAGCTCCCCCATACTCGTGCCCTGAGGCAACTGTAAAGACACATCCAAACGTTGCAAGCCACGCGCAAAAGCCAGCAGTGCTTTTTTGGTGCGCTGAGCCATCTGCGCATTATGCAGCTGGGTTTCAAGCATTTGATAAAAGTCACCCCTATCAAGAGCAGAGCCCAACAATAGTTCAGTAAACAACTGCTGCAACTGCCCTTTATTTTGCACACTGAACTGTACCGTATCTAATTGAGCACGTTGCAAAGCTTCAAGCGCAGAGTTTTGTAACGCGCTTAGCTGAGCTGGTGAGCTATCACTGGGTTGCTGCATTAAACGCTGAGAAGCCTCCATCAATGGTGTCATGTTTTGCAATTGAACAGACAAATTGGCCGCCATAACATCACGTGCACCTAAACTGACTTTTATTGCACTTTTACTTGTACTGCGCTCAAAAGATAATGAAAAGCTAAAATCCACTCGGCTACTTTGTAGAAGCGGTGGTAGATCAGGGAACTGTTTTTTATAAAAATCACTTAAGTGTACGCCAATCAAACTCACTTCGGTTAGTTCACTAACCTTGTGTTTTTGATACCCTTCTAAACTCACGCGTTCAGCACTGACTATTTGGCGCTGCTTAGCAT is a window encoding:
- the purH gene encoding bifunctional phosphoribosylaminoimidazolecarboxamide formyltransferase/IMP cyclohydrolase, whose product is MDIHRPIRRALLSVSDKTGIVELARALNAHGVEILSTGGTFKLLTDNGIAATEVSDYTGHPEIMDGRVKTLHPKVHGGILARRGQDEAVMAENDISAIDMVVVNLYPFAQTVAKANCSLEDAIENIDIGGPTMVRAAAKNHKDVTIVVNAHDYDRVIAELKEHNGSTTYKTRFDLAIAAYEHTAQYDGMIANYFGNMVPDHTEEAAVETKFPRTINMQFTKKQDMRYGENSHQDAAFYVENDLQEASVATAKQLQGKALSFNNIADTDAALECVKEFDAPACVIVKHANPCGVAVDENILAAYDRAFKTDPTSAFGGIIAFNRELDGDTAEAIVSRQFVEVIIAPRISEEAAQIVAAKKNVRLLECGQWGAKTTQADIKRVNGGILVQDRDQGMVTLDDLTVVSKRQPTEQELKDLLFCWKVAKFVKSNAIVYARDGMTIGVGAGQMSRVYSAKIAGIKAADENLEVKGSVMASDAFFPFRDGIDAAAEAGITAVIQPGGSMRDEEVIAAADEAGMAMVFTGMRHFRH
- a CDS encoding class I SAM-dependent methyltransferase, whose product is MKFGLKTLIAATVITALTGCNSNNASNNTVERSSNVISAAQNTERSEANRARDQYRNPVETLTFFGLQDDMTVVEIAPGGGWYSEILAPTLKGQGTLYAAHFPADSEGYFKRSLDGFKDKIANDARFSEVKITEFAPVTHLDIAPASSADMVLTFRNVHNWYMRGEHQGVLSAFKAFNKALKPGGILGVVEHRLPEDHDDADQKRSGYMKQSYVIEVAKQAGFELVAQSDINANPKDTADHPKGVWTLPPRLALGEEQADKYKAIGESDRMTLKFKKL
- the purD gene encoding phosphoribosylamine--glycine ligase, which codes for MNVLVIGSGGREHALAFKAAQNPSVKTVFVAPGNAGTALEPKLSNVAIGVEDIDALVNFAKDNKVELTIVGPEAPLVIGVVDRFREEGLAIFGPTAAAAQLEGSKSFTKDFLARHNIPTAKYQTFEQVEPALAYLKEQGAPIVVKADGLAAGKGVIVAMTEAEAEEAIRDMLAGNAFGEAGSRVVIEEFLEGEEASFIVMVDGKNVLPFATSQDHKRAYNGDEGPNTGGMGAYSPAPVVTAHIHQRIMDEVIHPTVEGMASEGNPYTGFLYAGLMITADGTPKVIEYNCRFGDPETQPIMLRLQSDLVELIEAANKEELDKFDIKFDPRAAVGVVLAAKGYPGSYPKGDAIQGLQVSYPEGEKVFHAGTKQEGEDVVTAGGRVLCATALGHSVTEAQKRAYSLVKDIHWDGVEYRTDIAYRAIAREQE
- a CDS encoding 5-formyltetrahydrofolate cyclo-ligase — translated: MANYQSPSTLSRREIRKNIRKKRNSLTPSEQISAAKKININFFQHKNLPKNTKIGLYLSNDGELDTSKLIQSLINKNHHVFLPIIHPFNGTTLLFQRYEKNSPMKLNRYAILEPKLNCSHICPLYELDYLLMPLVAFDHLGNRLGMGGGYYDKTLARYYKEHMKKPELIGLAHDCQKVEQLPTEAWDVPLQQIITPSKFYQW
- the rpiA gene encoding ribose-5-phosphate isomerase RpiA codes for the protein MTQDEMKKAAAWAALEYVKNGTIVGVGTGSTVNHFIDALGSIKEQIKGAVSSSEASTQKLKALGIEVFELNDVDKLDIYVDGADEINTSNDMIKGGGAALTREKIVAAVANQFICIVDNTKHVSTLGSFPLPVEVIPMARSYVARELLKLGGDPVYRQGVITDNGNVILDVHNLQIKEPKQLEQTINQIVGVVTNGLFAQRGADIVITGTPEGPKIS
- the serA gene encoding phosphoglycerate dehydrogenase, which codes for MSKVSLAKDKIKILLLEGVHQSAVETLKRNGYSNIDYVKTSLPENDLKERIKDAHFVGIRSRTHLTDAVLNAAEKLVAVGCFCIGTNQVDLQAARERGIAVFNAPFSNTRSVAELVLGEILLLLRGIPQRNAMAHRGEWFKSAIGSYEARGKTLGIIGYGHIGTQLGIMAENIGMKVEFYDIEDKLTLGNAQQIQNMTQLLQRSDVVSLHVPETPSTKNLIGMAELEVMKQGAILINASRGTVVDIDALAEALRDKKLAGAAIDVFPVEPKSNDEEFVSPLREFDNVILTPHVGGSTQEAQENIGIEVAGKIAKYSDNGSTLSAVNFPEVSLPELANRSRLLHVHQNRPGVLTQINQAFAQHGINIAAQYLQTDDTIGYVVIDVDSDHSEVALKELSAVEGTIRARILH